From Pseudofrankia saprophytica, a single genomic window includes:
- the cobO gene encoding cob(I)yrinic acid a,c-diamide adenosyltransferase gives MAPQGKVTSVPEDGLTTRARRNRPLVIVHTGDMKGKSTAAFGLALRGWNQGWPIGVFQFVKSAKWKVGEENALRALGRLHEQTGEGASVDWFKMGSGWSWTQRGPLDDHAAAAAEGWERIKADLAAQTYGLLVLDEFTYVIEWGWVDVEDVVATLTARPGFQHVVITGRRAHPRLVEAADLVVEMAKVKHPMDAGQKGQRGIEW, from the coding sequence ATGGCCCCGCAGGGAAAGGTCACGAGCGTTCCCGAGGACGGGCTCACGACCCGGGCGCGGCGCAACCGGCCGCTGGTGATCGTCCACACCGGCGACATGAAGGGGAAGTCGACGGCCGCCTTCGGGCTGGCGCTGCGCGGCTGGAACCAGGGCTGGCCGATCGGCGTGTTCCAGTTCGTCAAGAGCGCCAAGTGGAAGGTCGGCGAGGAGAACGCGCTGCGGGCGCTGGGCCGGCTGCACGAACAGACCGGTGAGGGCGCGTCGGTGGACTGGTTCAAGATGGGCTCCGGCTGGTCGTGGACGCAGCGCGGCCCGCTCGACGACCATGCCGCGGCCGCCGCCGAGGGCTGGGAACGGATCAAGGCCGACCTCGCCGCCCAGACCTACGGCCTGCTGGTGCTCGACGAGTTCACCTACGTGATCGAGTGGGGCTGGGTGGACGTCGAGGACGTCGTCGCCACGCTCACCGCGCGCCCCGGGTTCCAGCACGTCGTCATCACCGGCCGCCGGGCGCACCCGCGGCTGGTCGAGGCGGCCGACCTGGTGGTCGAGATGGCCAAGGTCAAGCACCCGATGGACGCGGGGCAGAAGGGCCAGCGGGGGATCGAGTGGTGA
- a CDS encoding cobyric acid synthase has translation MTGARGALLVAGTTSDAGKSVLTAGICRWLARQGVRVAPFKAQNMSLNSWVTADGAEIGRAQVMQAAAAGVEPEGAMNPVLLKPGAGHRSQVVLRGRPVAEAGALDYRALKGRLFGEVLASLADLRSRFDVVVCEGAGSPAEINLRATDIANMGLARAAGLPTIVVGDIDRGGVFAAMYGTLALLEPADQALVAGFVVNKFRGERALLEPGLDMLRALTGRPTLGVLPWRDGLGLDVEDSLGLPAPGETRGDPDGPLRVTAVRLPFLSNFTDLDALAAEPGVAVRYADRPEDLDTADLVVLPGTRSTVADLGWLRRRGLDGALARRAAAGRPVLGVCGGYQMLAATIVDDVESGAGRVDGLGLLPVTVRFATDKTLGHPSGVAYGQPVRGYEIHHGVATVHGGEPFLDGCRAGAVWGTTWHGALENDGFRRAFLADVAAATGSPWRPRGEVSFAAVRERRLDLLGDLVGDHLDTGVLLKLLTDGPPAGLETVPPGGPPSPTPAPDPPVLAGLARGITPAPRPAHPRGSSPDLGSRP, from the coding sequence ATGACCGGGGCGCGCGGCGCGCTGCTCGTCGCCGGGACCACCTCGGACGCGGGCAAGTCGGTGCTGACCGCGGGGATCTGCCGGTGGCTTGCCCGCCAGGGCGTGCGGGTGGCCCCGTTCAAGGCGCAGAACATGTCGCTGAACTCGTGGGTGACCGCCGACGGCGCGGAGATCGGCCGCGCCCAGGTGATGCAGGCCGCCGCCGCCGGCGTGGAGCCGGAGGGGGCGATGAACCCGGTGCTGCTCAAGCCGGGCGCCGGGCACCGCAGCCAGGTCGTGCTGCGCGGCCGGCCGGTCGCGGAGGCGGGCGCGCTCGACTACCGCGCGCTGAAGGGCCGGCTGTTCGGCGAGGTGCTCGCGAGCCTCGCCGACCTGCGCTCCCGGTTCGACGTGGTGGTCTGCGAGGGCGCCGGCAGCCCGGCCGAGATCAACCTGCGGGCGACCGACATCGCGAACATGGGCCTGGCCAGGGCCGCCGGCCTGCCGACGATCGTCGTGGGTGACATCGACCGCGGCGGGGTGTTCGCCGCGATGTACGGCACCCTCGCGTTGCTGGAACCGGCCGACCAGGCGCTGGTCGCCGGGTTCGTCGTCAACAAGTTCCGCGGCGAGCGCGCCCTGCTGGAACCGGGGCTCGACATGCTGCGGGCGCTCACCGGCCGGCCCACGCTCGGGGTGCTGCCGTGGCGCGACGGACTCGGGCTCGACGTGGAGGACTCGCTCGGCCTGCCCGCGCCCGGCGAGACCCGGGGCGACCCGGACGGCCCGCTTCGGGTGACGGCCGTGCGGCTGCCGTTCCTGAGCAACTTCACCGATCTCGACGCGCTCGCCGCCGAGCCCGGCGTCGCGGTGCGCTACGCCGACCGGCCCGAGGACCTCGACACGGCCGACCTCGTCGTGCTTCCGGGCACCCGGTCGACGGTGGCGGACCTGGGCTGGCTGCGCCGGCGTGGCCTGGACGGGGCGCTCGCGCGCCGGGCGGCGGCCGGGCGGCCGGTGCTCGGCGTCTGCGGCGGCTACCAGATGCTCGCCGCGACGATCGTCGACGACGTGGAGAGCGGCGCGGGCCGCGTCGACGGCCTCGGGCTGCTGCCGGTCACCGTCCGCTTCGCCACGGACAAGACCCTGGGCCACCCCAGCGGCGTCGCCTACGGCCAGCCCGTGCGCGGCTACGAGATCCACCACGGGGTGGCGACCGTGCACGGCGGCGAGCCGTTCCTCGACGGCTGCCGGGCCGGCGCGGTCTGGGGCACGACCTGGCACGGCGCGCTGGAGAACGACGGCTTCCGCCGGGCGTTCCTCGCCGACGTCGCGGCGGCCACCGGCTCGCCGTGGCGGCCACGCGGCGAGGTCTCCTTCGCGGCCGTCCGGGAACGTCGCCTCGACCTCCTCGGCGACCTCGTCGGCGACCACCTCGACACCGGCGTGCTGCTGAAGCTGCTCACCGACGGCCCGCCGGCCGGCCTCGAGACTGTCCCACCCGGCGGTCCGCCGAGCCCGACGCCCGCTCCCGACCCGCCCGTTCTCGCAGGCCTCGCGCGGGGCATCACGCCCGCGCCGAGGCCCGCCCACCCGCGTGGATCTTCGCCAGACCTGGGGAGCCGTCCGTGA
- a CDS encoding VWA domain-containing protein, which yields MDDLRLALVLNAISPEIGGVLVRGEKGTAKSTAVRALAAVLPPVAVVSGCRFACDPERPAPDCPDGPHTSHGSHGPARAAVSRPTRLCELPVGTTEDRLVGSIDIERALTSGVVSFEPGLLAAAHRGVLYVDEVNLLHDHLVDLLLDAAALGVAHVERDGVSVRHDARFVLVGTMNPEEGELRPQLLDRFGLTVQVAAPREPAARAEVVRRRLAFDGAPEAFAARYAAVERELSARIAAARAALPAVRLPDRELTRIAAVCAAFEVDGLRADLVTARAALAHAAWEGRAEVTEADVRAAAALALPHRRRRNPFDAPGLDPGQVDAALDAARRHLDDGDPAEAEPDVSDLDTGSLDDASPGGDADSGCDADLGPEADAAAGPDGEAGGRGSGGEPDPGPGGRGPGGGAPAPGDAPTGNGAAGRPWADQTPTTPPVGAGAETPGSVVAPSATFRARRLEVPGVGRGVPGRRSRAVTGAGAVVGAQVPAGRLRDPHVIATLLAAAPHQRARGRGGPGLKLSSADLREARREGREGNLVLFAVDASGSMAARARMAAVKAAVLSLLLDAYQRRDKIGLVTFRGEAAQLALPPTSSVDVAAARLASLPAGGRTPLAEGLLLAHRTLARERLRDPSRRALLVLLTDGRYTAGPEPGPAAGLLARSGVAAIVVDCETGRIRLGLAGVLAAGLGAPLLALSDLVATGAAPGAGDAGRGTGPGTPGGRRSRPAAAGPDGAAMGAGLAATVRALRDAA from the coding sequence ATGGACGACCTCCGGCTCGCCCTCGTCCTGAACGCGATCTCTCCCGAGATAGGTGGCGTGCTCGTCCGGGGCGAGAAGGGCACGGCCAAGTCGACGGCGGTGCGCGCGCTCGCGGCGGTGCTGCCGCCGGTGGCGGTCGTGTCCGGCTGCCGGTTCGCCTGCGACCCGGAGCGCCCCGCGCCCGACTGCCCGGACGGCCCGCACACGTCGCACGGATCGCACGGGCCGGCCCGTGCCGCCGTCAGCCGGCCAACCCGGCTGTGTGAGCTGCCGGTGGGCACGACCGAGGACCGGCTGGTGGGCTCCATCGACATCGAGCGGGCGCTGACGTCCGGCGTCGTCTCGTTCGAGCCGGGGCTGCTGGCCGCCGCGCACCGCGGCGTGCTCTACGTCGACGAGGTCAACCTGCTGCACGACCATCTCGTCGACCTGCTGCTCGACGCGGCCGCGCTCGGCGTCGCGCACGTCGAGCGCGACGGCGTGTCGGTGCGGCACGACGCCCGGTTCGTGCTCGTCGGCACGATGAACCCTGAGGAGGGCGAGCTGCGTCCGCAACTGCTCGACCGCTTCGGGCTGACCGTGCAGGTCGCGGCGCCGCGGGAGCCGGCGGCGCGGGCCGAGGTGGTCCGCCGCCGGCTGGCGTTCGACGGGGCACCCGAGGCGTTCGCGGCCCGCTACGCGGCCGTCGAGCGGGAGTTGTCGGCGCGGATCGCGGCCGCCCGCGCGGCGTTGCCGGCCGTCCGGCTGCCCGACCGTGAGCTGACCCGGATCGCGGCGGTCTGCGCCGCGTTCGAGGTCGACGGGCTGCGCGCGGACCTGGTCACCGCCCGGGCGGCGCTCGCGCATGCCGCCTGGGAGGGACGCGCCGAGGTCACCGAGGCGGATGTGCGGGCCGCCGCCGCGCTCGCGCTGCCGCACCGCCGCCGCCGCAACCCGTTCGACGCGCCCGGCCTGGACCCGGGCCAGGTCGACGCCGCGCTGGACGCGGCCCGCCGGCACCTCGACGACGGCGACCCGGCCGAGGCCGAACCCGACGTGAGCGACCTGGACACCGGCAGCCTGGACGACGCGAGCCCGGGCGGCGATGCGGATTCGGGCTGCGACGCCGACCTCGGCCCGGAAGCGGACGCGGCAGCAGGGCCCGACGGTGAGGCCGGCGGGCGGGGCTCGGGTGGTGAGCCGGATCCCGGCCCTGGCGGAAGAGGTCCCGGCGGCGGCGCACCCGCGCCGGGTGATGCACCCACGGGTAATGGGGCCGCTGGTCGCCCTTGGGCAGATCAGACTCCGACCACGCCTCCGGTGGGCGCGGGTGCCGAGACGCCGGGGAGTGTCGTCGCGCCGTCGGCCACGTTCCGCGCCCGCCGGCTCGAGGTGCCCGGCGTCGGCCGGGGCGTGCCCGGCAGGCGATCGCGCGCGGTCACCGGCGCGGGCGCGGTAGTGGGCGCCCAGGTTCCGGCCGGCCGGCTGCGCGATCCGCACGTCATCGCGACGCTGCTGGCGGCGGCGCCGCACCAGCGGGCCCGCGGCCGCGGCGGTCCTGGCCTGAAGCTGAGCTCCGCCGACCTGCGCGAGGCCAGGCGGGAAGGCCGCGAGGGCAACCTGGTGCTGTTCGCCGTCGACGCCTCGGGCTCGATGGCGGCCCGGGCGCGGATGGCCGCGGTCAAGGCGGCCGTCCTGTCGCTCCTGCTCGACGCCTACCAGCGCCGCGACAAGATCGGCCTGGTGACGTTCCGCGGTGAGGCCGCGCAGCTGGCGCTCCCGCCGACGTCGTCGGTGGACGTCGCGGCGGCGCGCCTGGCGAGCCTGCCCGCCGGGGGCCGTACGCCGCTGGCCGAGGGCCTGCTGCTCGCGCACCGCACCCTCGCCCGGGAGCGGCTGCGCGACCCGAGCCGCCGAGCGCTGCTCGTCCTGCTGACCGACGGCCGGTACACCGCCGGGCCCGAGCCCGGCCCGGCCGCCGGGCTGCTCGCCCGATCCGGGGTCGCGGCGATCGTCGTCGACTGCGAGACGGGCCGGATCCGCCTCGGGCTCGCCGGGGTGCTCGCCGCCGGGCTCGGCGCCCCGCTGCTCGCGCTCTCAGACCTGGTCGCGACCGGCGCCGCGCCTGGCGCCGGAGATGCCGGGCGCGGCACCGGGCCCGGCACCCCCGGCGGGAGGCGAAGCCGGCCCGCGGCCGCGGGCCCGGACGGCGCCGCCATGGGCGCCGGTCTCGCCGCGACCGTCCGCGCGTTGCGGGACGCCGCCTGA
- a CDS encoding cobyrinate a,c-diamide synthase: MRIPRVVLAAPASGAGKTSIVTGLLAALRARGLAVSPHKVGPDYIDPGYHALAAGRAGRNLDPWLVGEHRIAPLFLHGALTPRRADVAVIEGVMGLFDGHATHAGFGSTAHVATLLAAPVVLVVDARSAGRSVAATVHGFRSFDPAVRIGGVVFNQVGTERHAGILRAAMAEIGMPVLGVLGRRDSLVTPSRHLGLVPAAERAAPARAAVAELGDAVGASLDLDALLALAATAPDLPADPWDPQQTSQQTSQIGFADPAGTPSAAETSDAAETSGGFVPAAPGAAGRRGGRPVVAVAGGPAFTFGYAETPELLTAAGAEVVRFDPTADEALPDGTSALVIGGGFPQVHAGALAANAALRAQVRAFAATGAPVVAECAGLLYLSRALDGEPMCGVLAEVTAAMTPRLTLGYREAVAATDSALAARGTLARGHEFHRTVALPSAGGLDGAPRG; this comes from the coding sequence GTGAGGATCCCGAGGGTCGTCCTCGCCGCGCCGGCCAGCGGCGCGGGCAAGACGTCCATCGTCACCGGCCTGCTCGCCGCGCTGCGGGCGCGTGGGCTGGCCGTCTCGCCCCACAAGGTCGGCCCGGACTACATCGACCCGGGCTACCACGCCCTGGCCGCCGGCCGGGCGGGGCGCAACCTCGACCCGTGGCTCGTCGGCGAGCACCGGATCGCGCCGCTGTTCCTGCACGGGGCGCTGACACCCCGGCGCGCCGACGTCGCCGTCATCGAGGGTGTCATGGGCCTGTTCGACGGGCACGCGACCCACGCCGGGTTCGGCTCGACGGCGCACGTCGCCACGCTGCTGGCGGCGCCCGTCGTCCTCGTCGTCGACGCGCGCTCGGCCGGCCGGTCGGTCGCGGCGACCGTCCACGGCTTCCGCTCGTTCGACCCCGCGGTGCGGATCGGCGGCGTCGTGTTCAACCAGGTCGGCACCGAGCGGCACGCCGGGATCCTGCGGGCCGCGATGGCCGAGATCGGCATGCCGGTGCTCGGCGTCCTCGGCCGGCGCGACAGCCTCGTCACCCCGTCACGCCACCTCGGTCTGGTCCCGGCCGCCGAGCGCGCGGCGCCCGCCCGCGCGGCCGTGGCCGAGCTCGGCGACGCGGTCGGCGCCAGCCTCGACCTCGACGCGCTGCTCGCGCTCGCCGCGACCGCGCCCGACCTCCCGGCCGATCCCTGGGACCCCCAGCAGACCTCCCAGCAGACCTCCCAGATCGGCTTCGCCGATCCGGCAGGGACCCCGAGCGCCGCCGAGACATCCGATGCCGCCGAGACCTCGGGCGGCTTCGTGCCGGCGGCGCCGGGCGCGGCCGGGCGACGTGGGGGGCGCCCGGTGGTCGCGGTGGCGGGCGGGCCGGCGTTCACGTTCGGCTACGCGGAGACGCCCGAGCTGCTCACGGCCGCCGGCGCCGAGGTCGTGCGCTTCGACCCGACGGCCGACGAGGCGCTGCCCGACGGGACGTCGGCGCTGGTCATCGGCGGCGGGTTCCCGCAGGTGCACGCCGGCGCGCTCGCCGCCAACGCCGCGCTGCGGGCCCAGGTCCGCGCGTTCGCGGCCACCGGCGCTCCGGTGGTCGCCGAGTGCGCCGGACTGCTCTACCTGAGCCGCGCGCTGGACGGCGAGCCGATGTGCGGGGTGCTGGCCGAGGTGACGGCGGCCATGACACCGCGCCTCACCCTGGGCTACCGGGAGGCGGTGGCGGCCACCGACTCGGCGCTCGCCGCACGCGGCACCCTCGCGCGTGGCCACGAGTTCCACCGCACGGTCGCCCTCCCGTCGGCCGGCGGCCTGGACGGCGCGCCGCGGGGA